AGGAGATGTGCTTGATCAACGCCAGCAAAACCGGCTtcgacaaggaaaagggTCTTGTCGTGATGCAAAGCATCATTCAAATGCTCTTCTTCGAAGTCGCGACCTCCAAGAAGGAGAACTGGCGACTGCATCTCGATGCTGCGATCGCATTGTTTGTGCAGATATTGTCCGAACCGGAACAGTGGACGGGGACGCTGCACAGCCTGTACAGTCCGCGGTGGCCTCCGCCTGAGATTGGCGCGAGAAGACCCTGGAGCACCAACCAGGCGGCCCTGCGATTTTTCACGGCGACGCTCATATACATTGATGTGCTGTCGAGTGTGACGCTCGGAAGCTCACCGCGCCTGCTCCGATATCACGACACCGTTATCCCAGCGTGTGCAGAATTCCAAAGAAGTATCGAGCCTACGCCTGCGGGGCCGCTGACCATGGATGAGTTCTTCGGCTTGCCCAACTGGATTATCCAGCTTCTCGGCAACGTAGCCGCGTTGGAATCCTGGAAACGCGAACAAAAGCAAATGGGCTCACTTTCAACGGACGAGCTGGCATCGCGAGGAAAAGTGCTCTCCGACGGAATCAAGACCGGGCTTGACCTTTTAGAGAACCACCCGGAACTGCGATACCCGCCCCAGGGTGTATTCCCGCTGCTCGTCGCAGACCCTGTGACGGGAGCCCACGCAGAGGCGCAACCGAGGTTCCAGATGATTTGGCTGCTTGCAACGCTGAGCTACCTGCATGTCGTCGTCTCAGGATGGCAGCCGTCCAGCTCTGAAATTCGCTGGTCTGTGTCCAAGGCAACGGAGCTGCTCACCTCGCTCCCGACAGGAGCCTGGCTGAGAGCGGTGGCTTGGCCCATGTGCATCTGTGGTTGTCTTTCGCCGCCagaagacgaagacaagTACCGCCAAATTGTACGGCGACTTGGCGCGCTGCAAATATTTGGCACTGTCAAGGAAGGCATGGAGGTCATGGAGAAGGTGTGGTCCATACGCGGACAGATTGACGAGTCCTGGGACGTGGCACGTTGCTTGAATATATTGGGATATGGAATACTATTGATCTGATGCTTGCCGCATGGAGTAACTAACTACATTTTGGCTGTTTTGCGACGGACTGCGCATATAAATGATAAAACGATTCATGAGCGGCCTTGGGTTTTGTAAATATCACAAGGAATAAATAAAACGACTTATTGCACTTGAAACTTAAATCCCATCATTGTGGGCTTTGTGCTCTTACACGTTAcagagacgtcaactggtaatTGAGTCGCGACAAGACCCAGTGCTCAAACTTGCGCACACGGTACCAAACCACCCGCCTTGCGATCACAACGAACACAACGCATCTCATCAAACCCTCACCAGGCCCGCCATTTATATAGCAACACTGAAGAGAAACAAATCGCCTCTTAGGCAGCCAGGTCCTTGGTCTCATCTCCCCATAAACCGAAACAATGCGCCCATGGACCCTATGTATCCGGGGGCAATTGTGGAAACTTGATTCCGCAGCCGGATGATGGTGCACAGTGCTTCCGAAGAGCGCTTCCACCGTCACGTCGCACACCAACTTCCCAACTCCACCAACACAACACATCCGGCCATGCATCGACGAGCCGCACTTCAATGGAGGACGACAACGGCAGACAAACACCCGGAGGGCCAGGACCGCCCCGGTACATCCGCAGCCGCATTGCCAACGCGTGCGATGGGTGCAAAGCGCGCAAGGTCAAGTGCGATGGGAAACTACCCTGCGGCTACTGCGCAGGGCGACAGCGGCCGCAGGCGTGTCACTACTCGCCACAACGGCGCAGGACGACGGCAAGCAGGAGAGTGTCAAAGAGTGTCGACGATGAAGGAGTGGGCGGAAGGGCGCTGAGGACTCGACCGGCTGCCGTGCACGATTCTGCGCAGGGTGCttcgacgccgaggacgcgAGATTCCGCCGCCAGAACCGCCGATGATCGGCAGGCAGCTGTGAATGTGAATGGCCCAGCCGAGCCCTCGGCTGAGGACGACACTGAAGTTCCACGGGAGGCACGGCTGCTGTGCGATGCGCAGGGAAAGCTGGTCTTCATCGGAGACTGCGCGCCACTGTCGTTTTTCCAGTCTGTCCGACAACTCGTCACCAGCAGGGTGGGACAACACGCCTTTGCACCAGAGAGCAGCCGCTACTCGGTCCTGGAGAACGTGCCCGCTGGGTATTCGACGAGGGAGCGAGCCGGCGGCGGGTTCGGAAGCCCGCCGGACGTCGGGGGCGTTGATTTCGACGCCATTGTTGCCAGTTAtctggcgacgacgacggggcTGGCCGACTTGTTCGACAACGCAAAGCTGCTGAGCGATTTGCTGCTGTGGGCGAACCATGGACGGGGGTCGGATGAATTGACGTCGGTTGTCAACTATCTTGTTCTGGCCATCGGGAGCCTCAAAGACCACGAGGCGCTGTCGCAGGGGTACTTTGAGTATGCGCGGAGCAAGGCGTACGCCACGTTGAGCGGCAACTTGAGCGTCGGGACGGTTCAGGCCTTCATTCTCATCACCATATACATGCTTTGTTCATGCCAGATAAACGGCGCGTATTTGTTCTTCGGCATAGCCGCCCGGGCGGCGTACTCCATCGGCATCCATCGAACCGAAGTGAATGCTCGATTTGGAGCCCACGTGCACCGACAGAGGGATCGGCTGTGGAAGAGCGTTCGGATAGTAGATTTATTTCTGAGCACGTCTATGGGCAGGCCGCCGTCCGCTTCGGATGTCGACTGCACTGTTCCGTATCGAAATGtcgacggcaacggcgacgaGACCTTTGACCTGTTGAATGCCTCGGTACAGATCCTGCTTATTACAGAGACAGTAGTGGTGGAAATCTACTCCAGACGCAAGATCTCGCTGCAGCTCACCGAGGGAATATCACACCAGCTACGGGACTGGTCAGGGCGCTGGCTGCAGCAACTCAAGGATGTCATTGCTCGAACCGATTCTCGCAGCACGGCCGAGATGAGCGGTGCTTGCCAGGTTTTGTCATCATACTACTATGCTGTCATGCTTGTTTCGAGACCATTTCTCATGTATGAGCTTGTGAGGAGGCTATCCGACAGTCAGTCGGCGGCTGGAAGGTCGCCCCTTACATCTGGGAAGTCGAAGCTTGCGGATGCATGCATTGATGCTGCCAGTTTAATGGTCGACCCGATACTGGATCTGATTGACCGAggcatcttcaacagccGAGCGCCGCTCATCGTGTAAGTGCCACAGC
The DNA window shown above is from Metarhizium brunneum chromosome 1, complete sequence and carries:
- the ptaR3_0 gene encoding Pestheic acid cluster transcriptional regulator 3, which translates into the protein MSYPTSKISALRQLMSNSKTRSSGGCWTCRMRRKKCAENRPECDTCKALEITCYFQDEKPDWMDGGPKQREMADRIKAEVKKQASQRRDRKYLEMLEAGTKMVSISDTDDPQANGGRGKAPMSGASDTDPSPRSHGIGSSPESSNTNGASPPEVPWHSQVFVRQEDIDDNGLDNDLHFLMIYLDYVFPYLFPHYRPPVLAGGRGWILDILQRNKCVYHTAVSLANAFFAIVLADGKQEHEQCAMRMVHSLESQLELGLKELSKEMCLINASKTGFDKEKGLVVMQSIIQMLFFEVATSKKENWRLHLDAAIALFVQILSEPEQWTGTLHSLYSPRWPPPEIGARRPWSTNQAALRFFTATLIYIDVLSSVTLGSSPRLLRYHDTVIPACAEFQRSIEPTPAGPLTMDEFFGLPNWIIQLLGNVAALESWKREQKQMGSLSTDELASRGKVLSDGIKTGLDLLENHPELRYPPQGVFPLLVADPVTGAHAEAQPRFQMIWLLATLSYLHVVVSGWQPSSSEIRWSVSKATELLTSLPTGAWLRAVAWPMCICGCLSPPEDEDKYRQIVRRLGALQIFGTVKEGMEVMEKVWSIRGQIDESWDVARCLNILGYGILLI